A single genomic interval of Demequina sp. NBRC 110054 harbors:
- a CDS encoding ABC transporter substrate-binding protein, translating to MRVLRAGAATAAGAVLAIGLAACSSGGDDGDASGDASGDSGSSGGNTLTVWAWDPAFNIYSMEEAEKVYQEENPDFVLDIQEVTWEDLQTKLTTLAQSQEFDQLPDIFLMQNNAFQKNVINYPDLFSDLTDSGVSFSDFPEGVTGYSTVDGANYGVPFDAGTAINAMRTDILEEAGYTLDDFTDVTWDEYITMGEDILDKTGYPMLSGIAGEPDTILMMLQSAGQSLFDDEGNPTITDNAALETSIDLYSEMVEKGIYLEVNSWDEYIATLVNGQVASTINGVWISGSLQTAEDQAGLWGVTNLPSVDGVDGATHYSANGGSSWAISSNADYELAADFLASTFAGSTELYDTILPSAGAVANWIPAGDSDVYQEPQDFYGGQAIYADVIEFGAGVPTNNTGAYYYEARDAVGVAITQIMGGTDAATALGEAQSTVEFAMS from the coding sequence ATGAGAGTGCTTCGTGCAGGTGCAGCGACCGCGGCAGGCGCGGTCTTGGCGATCGGACTGGCCGCGTGCTCGAGCGGCGGAGACGACGGTGACGCGAGCGGCGACGCGAGCGGCGACTCGGGCAGCAGCGGCGGCAACACGCTGACCGTGTGGGCGTGGGACCCGGCGTTCAACATCTACTCGATGGAGGAGGCCGAGAAGGTCTACCAGGAGGAGAACCCGGACTTCGTCCTCGACATCCAGGAGGTCACGTGGGAGGACCTTCAGACCAAGCTCACGACCCTCGCGCAGTCGCAGGAGTTCGACCAGCTCCCTGACATCTTCCTGATGCAGAACAACGCGTTCCAGAAGAACGTCATCAACTACCCGGACCTCTTCTCCGACCTCACCGACTCGGGCGTGAGCTTCAGTGACTTCCCCGAGGGCGTCACCGGCTACTCGACGGTCGACGGGGCCAACTACGGTGTGCCGTTCGACGCGGGCACCGCGATCAACGCGATGCGCACCGACATCCTCGAGGAGGCCGGCTACACGCTGGACGACTTCACGGACGTCACGTGGGACGAGTACATCACCATGGGCGAGGACATCCTCGACAAGACCGGCTACCCGATGCTGTCCGGCATCGCGGGCGAGCCCGACACGATCCTCATGATGCTCCAGTCCGCGGGCCAGAGCCTCTTCGACGACGAGGGCAACCCGACCATCACCGACAACGCGGCGCTCGAGACCTCGATCGACCTCTACTCGGAGATGGTGGAGAAGGGCATCTACCTCGAGGTGAACTCGTGGGACGAGTACATCGCGACCCTCGTGAATGGTCAGGTCGCCAGCACCATCAACGGTGTGTGGATCTCCGGCTCGCTGCAGACCGCTGAGGACCAGGCCGGCCTGTGGGGCGTCACGAACCTGCCGAGCGTCGACGGGGTCGACGGTGCCACCCACTACTCCGCGAACGGCGGATCCTCGTGGGCGATCAGCTCGAACGCCGACTACGAGCTCGCCGCGGACTTCCTCGCGTCGACCTTCGCGGGCTCGACCGAGCTCTACGACACGATCCTCCCGAGTGCGGGTGCGGTCGCGAACTGGATCCCCGCGGGTGACTCCGACGTCTACCAGGAGCCGCAGGACTTCTACGGCGGCCAGGCCATCTACGCCGATGTGATCGAGTTCGGAGCAGGCGTTCCGACCAACAACACCGGCGCCTACTACTACGAGGCCCGTGACGCCGTCGGCGTCGCGATCACGCAGATCATGGGCGGCACCGACGCCGCGACGGCGCTCGGCGAGGCGCAGTCCACCGTCGAGTTCGCGATGAGCTGA
- a CDS encoding LacI family DNA-binding transcriptional regulator — translation MAVNGERNGRKKGPSLLDVARLAGVSGQTVSRVSNQPEAVKPETRERVLRAMDQLGYAPNRAARALRHGSYGSIGLLARQFDRTGESAITDAVLRAAALRDLSVTLMSLHAVPHDDWEAAARRMRHQTVDGLILLRSEGYSTARLALPPGLPMVASDSRVRGLHPCVVSDEVDGVRKAVDHLLALGHRTVHHLAGPEASQPARLRLHGWRTRLEEAGITPVEPHHGDWTPESGYRIGRILAAQDDVTAVLCGNDEMAFGLMKALREAGKDVPGDVSVIGFDGIALGEFAAPALTTIRQDFARLGTELLNALLALIEDARHPGATNLLVPTELVLRGSTAPPRA, via the coding sequence GTGGCGGTCAACGGAGAACGCAACGGACGCAAGAAGGGCCCGTCCCTTCTCGATGTCGCGCGCCTCGCAGGCGTGTCAGGACAGACCGTGTCGCGCGTCTCCAACCAGCCTGAAGCCGTCAAGCCCGAGACCCGCGAGCGCGTCCTGCGCGCCATGGACCAGCTCGGCTACGCGCCCAACCGCGCCGCCCGCGCACTGCGCCACGGCAGCTATGGCAGCATCGGACTGCTCGCGCGCCAGTTCGACCGCACGGGAGAGAGCGCCATCACCGACGCGGTGCTGCGCGCCGCAGCGCTGCGCGACCTGAGCGTGACGCTCATGAGCCTCCACGCGGTGCCTCACGACGACTGGGAGGCCGCCGCGCGTCGCATGCGCCACCAGACGGTGGACGGCCTCATCCTGCTGCGCTCGGAGGGCTACTCGACCGCGCGGCTCGCCCTCCCGCCCGGCCTGCCCATGGTCGCGAGCGACTCGCGCGTCCGGGGACTGCACCCGTGCGTGGTGAGCGATGAGGTGGATGGTGTGCGGAAGGCGGTCGACCACCTGCTCGCACTTGGCCACCGCACCGTGCACCACCTCGCGGGGCCGGAGGCCTCGCAGCCCGCCCGGCTACGCCTGCATGGCTGGCGCACGCGGCTCGAGGAGGCGGGCATCACGCCGGTCGAGCCCCACCACGGCGACTGGACTCCCGAGTCGGGATACCGGATCGGCCGGATCCTCGCGGCGCAGGACGACGTGACCGCCGTGCTGTGCGGCAACGACGAGATGGCTTTCGGGCTCATGAAGGCGCTGCGCGAGGCCGGGAAGGACGTACCCGGCGACGTCTCCGTGATCGGCTTCGACGGCATCGCGCTCGGGGAGTTCGCCGCGCCGGCGCTCACGACCATCCGTCAGGACTTCGCGCGGCTGGGGACGGAGCTGCTCAACGCCCTGCTCGCGCTCATCGAGGACGCCAGGCACCCCGGTGCGACCAACCTCCTCGTCCCCACCGAGCTGGTCCTCCGCGGCTCGACCGCGCCGCCGCGCGCCTAG
- a CDS encoding alpha-galactosidase, which yields MDDGVRTTVVDAHGCLRMQAAGVELCLDLADGYPVVLHWGAPLGGCSTDELRVLADASRPHCDLNEPVEPGMLRESARGFRGRPALRGHRSGRDFSPLFAVQSCEVDGDSATIRLADESAGLALSMTVTMTPQGVLLLGSELSNTGDGSYSLDGLATWLPVPDRATELLDFSGRWLLERQPNRLPFAPGLRVREGREGRTGHDASIVQCALTPTTTTETGEVWALAPLWSGGTAYLAERDTAGRGALGAGELLEPGEVELAPGESYRAPTIAALYAADGLDGMGARSHAWLRARPGHRGSDRPVTLNVWEAVYFDHSLDTLTRLAERAAVVGVERFVLDDGWFGSRRDDTSGLGDWVVSEDAWPDGLGPLVDAVRSRGMQFGLWFEGEMLNEDSELFRAHPDWVLHVPGRMPPLARNQWVLDLTHPDAFAHILERVHAIVAEYEVDYIKWDHNRFLTDPAHEGHPAVRAQTHAIYALFDELRRRSPRLEIESCASGGGRVDLGMAFHADRFWTSDQNDALERQGIQRWTGLVIPPEMLGTHIGPSPSHGTGRVHSLQLRAITALFGHAGIEWNLLEASEEEVEALAAWTAFYRRHRGVLHAGRVVRVEHPDPGALVHGVVAQDRGTAVFAYVQLATSGSTRPASFRLPGLDPEARYRVRAQEFGGARTVQARGPRWYDEGAITTGAALATVGLQPPNLWPEQAILAVAERIES from the coding sequence ATGGACGATGGAGTCCGCACCACTGTTGTGGACGCGCACGGCTGCCTGCGCATGCAGGCGGCGGGAGTGGAGCTGTGCCTCGACCTCGCCGACGGCTACCCCGTGGTGCTCCACTGGGGCGCCCCGCTCGGCGGCTGCAGCACGGACGAGCTCCGGGTGCTCGCCGACGCGAGCCGCCCTCACTGCGACCTGAACGAGCCCGTCGAGCCGGGGATGCTGCGCGAGTCCGCTCGGGGCTTCCGCGGCCGTCCGGCACTGCGCGGACACCGCTCCGGCCGAGACTTCTCGCCGCTCTTCGCGGTGCAGTCATGTGAGGTCGACGGCGACAGCGCGACGATCCGGCTCGCCGACGAGTCCGCGGGACTCGCGCTGAGCATGACCGTCACCATGACGCCGCAGGGAGTCCTCCTGCTCGGATCTGAGCTCTCCAACACGGGCGATGGCTCCTACAGCCTCGACGGCCTCGCCACGTGGCTCCCGGTGCCGGACCGCGCCACCGAGCTGCTCGACTTCTCCGGGCGGTGGCTGCTCGAGCGCCAGCCGAACCGCCTGCCCTTCGCCCCAGGACTGCGCGTGCGCGAGGGGCGCGAGGGGCGAACCGGCCACGACGCGAGCATCGTCCAGTGCGCCCTCACCCCGACCACCACGACCGAGACCGGTGAGGTGTGGGCCCTCGCGCCGCTGTGGAGCGGCGGCACGGCCTACCTCGCCGAGCGGGACACCGCCGGGAGGGGCGCGCTCGGTGCGGGCGAGCTCCTCGAGCCGGGTGAGGTCGAGCTCGCACCGGGCGAGAGCTACCGCGCCCCGACGATCGCCGCGCTGTACGCCGCCGACGGCCTCGACGGCATGGGGGCGCGTTCGCACGCGTGGCTGCGTGCGCGGCCGGGGCACCGGGGCAGCGATCGTCCCGTGACGCTCAACGTGTGGGAGGCCGTGTACTTCGACCACTCGCTCGACACGCTCACGCGCCTCGCCGAGCGCGCGGCGGTGGTGGGCGTCGAGCGCTTCGTCCTGGACGACGGGTGGTTCGGCTCACGCAGGGATGACACCTCGGGCCTCGGAGACTGGGTCGTCTCGGAGGACGCGTGGCCTGATGGGCTCGGACCCCTGGTCGATGCGGTCCGATCGCGCGGCATGCAGTTCGGTCTGTGGTTCGAGGGCGAGATGCTCAACGAGGACTCCGAGCTCTTCCGTGCGCACCCCGACTGGGTGCTTCACGTGCCCGGCCGCATGCCGCCGCTCGCCCGGAACCAGTGGGTTCTCGACCTCACCCACCCGGACGCGTTCGCACACATCCTCGAGCGCGTGCATGCGATCGTCGCCGAGTACGAGGTCGACTACATCAAGTGGGATCACAACCGCTTCCTCACGGATCCCGCGCATGAAGGCCATCCCGCCGTCCGCGCCCAGACCCACGCGATCTACGCGCTGTTCGACGAGCTGCGCCGCCGCAGCCCGCGGCTCGAGATCGAGTCGTGCGCGTCGGGCGGCGGTCGCGTCGATCTCGGCATGGCGTTCCATGCCGATCGGTTCTGGACCTCGGACCAGAACGACGCGCTCGAACGCCAGGGCATCCAGCGCTGGACCGGGCTCGTGATCCCTCCCGAGATGCTCGGCACCCACATCGGCCCGAGCCCCTCCCACGGGACGGGGCGCGTCCACAGTCTGCAGCTGCGGGCGATCACCGCGCTGTTCGGCCACGCCGGCATCGAGTGGAACCTGCTCGAGGCGAGCGAGGAGGAGGTCGAGGCGCTCGCTGCCTGGACCGCCTTCTACCGGCGTCACCGCGGGGTGCTGCACGCGGGTCGCGTCGTCAGAGTCGAGCACCCCGACCCCGGGGCGCTGGTGCACGGTGTCGTCGCGCAGGACCGCGGTACGGCGGTCTTCGCGTACGTGCAGCTCGCGACCTCGGGCAGCACGCGGCCCGCGTCCTTCCGGCTCCCCGGCCTGGATCCCGAGGCGCGCTACCGCGTGCGCGCACAGGAGTTCGGCGGCGCTCGCACGGTCCAGGCGCGCGGACCGCGCTGGTACGACGAGGGAGCGATCACGACGGGAGCGGCGCTCGCGACCGTGGGGCTGCAGCCGCCGAACCTGTGGCCCGAGCAGGCGATCCTCGCCGTGGCGGAGCGGATCGAGAGCTAG
- a CDS encoding aldo/keto reductase — translation MTALSPTVSFHDGGTIPQVGLGVWKASQEEATTAVREALAAGYRHIDTAAIYENEEGVGAGLRDAGLPREDVFVTTKVWNRAQGFASTKEAARTSLERLGLDYVDLLLIHWPVAKADRYVDTWKAMIELREEGLVRAIGVSNFTPATLERLIEETGEAPVLNQIEVHPYLQQEAMRGVNAAHGALTEAWSPLGQSRVLTDPAIEAIAAKHGKTAAQVVIRWHVQLGNVVIPKSVTPARIVSNIDVFDFALDIEDMAAIAALDRGERFGPDPETFGRVE, via the coding sequence ATGACCGCCCTCAGCCCCACCGTCTCGTTCCACGACGGAGGCACGATCCCTCAGGTCGGCCTCGGCGTGTGGAAGGCGAGCCAGGAGGAGGCGACGACGGCGGTCCGTGAGGCGCTCGCCGCCGGCTACCGTCACATCGACACCGCCGCGATCTACGAGAACGAGGAGGGCGTCGGGGCGGGTCTGCGCGACGCCGGCCTGCCGCGCGAGGACGTGTTCGTGACGACCAAGGTCTGGAACCGTGCCCAGGGCTTCGCGTCCACGAAGGAGGCCGCGCGGACGAGCCTCGAGCGCCTCGGCCTCGACTACGTGGACCTGCTGCTCATCCACTGGCCCGTCGCCAAGGCCGACCGCTACGTGGACACCTGGAAGGCCATGATCGAGCTGCGCGAGGAGGGTCTCGTGCGCGCGATCGGCGTCTCGAACTTCACCCCCGCGACTCTCGAGCGCCTGATCGAGGAGACAGGCGAGGCGCCCGTGCTCAATCAGATCGAGGTGCATCCCTACCTGCAGCAGGAGGCCATGCGCGGCGTCAATGCGGCGCACGGTGCGCTCACCGAGGCGTGGAGCCCCCTCGGTCAGAGCCGAGTCCTCACCGACCCCGCGATCGAGGCGATAGCCGCTAAGCACGGGAAGACTGCCGCGCAGGTCGTGATCCGCTGGCACGTGCAGCTCGGCAACGTCGTCATCCCGAAGTCGGTGACGCCTGCCCGCATCGTCTCCAACATCGATGTCTTCGACTTCGCGCTCGACATCGAGGACATGGCCGCTATTGCCGCCCTGGACCGCGGCGAGCGCTTCGGTCCCGACCCGGAGACATTCGGCCGGGTCGAGTAG
- a CDS encoding agmatine/peptidylarginine deiminase: MTWTMPAEWEPHERAWMAWPSAEYTLGERSDEAWATWAAVANAIVRFEPVTMIVPAHLKDVAAEYLAPEVDVVEGDLDDGWYRDIGPTFVWGQEDALGAVNWDFNGWGAQDWATWDNDAHASLIATSASGATLIDSPLVNEGGGIHTDGEGTFLVTRTVQLDPGRNPGLTEAEVEEELAQTVGARKVIWLPRGLTRDAERFGTRGHVDIVACFTRPGRVLLHDQQDPEHPDFEVSRLIRETLEAATDAAGRPLEVVSMPAPTVLRDDEGWVDYSYINHFVVNGAVILCAFDDPHDAVAKEILAAEYPGREIVLVDARPLFARGGGIHCITQQQPAVPVE; the protein is encoded by the coding sequence ATGACCTGGACGATGCCGGCCGAGTGGGAGCCGCACGAGCGTGCCTGGATGGCGTGGCCGTCGGCGGAGTACACGCTCGGGGAGAGATCGGACGAGGCATGGGCCACCTGGGCGGCGGTCGCGAACGCGATCGTGCGCTTCGAGCCCGTCACGATGATCGTGCCCGCGCATCTCAAGGACGTCGCCGCCGAGTATCTCGCGCCCGAGGTCGACGTGGTCGAGGGGGACCTGGACGACGGCTGGTACCGCGACATCGGGCCCACGTTCGTGTGGGGACAGGAGGATGCGCTCGGCGCCGTGAACTGGGATTTCAACGGGTGGGGCGCGCAGGACTGGGCGACGTGGGACAACGACGCGCACGCAAGCCTGATCGCGACCTCGGCGTCCGGCGCGACCCTGATCGACTCGCCCCTGGTCAACGAGGGCGGGGGCATCCACACGGACGGCGAGGGCACGTTCCTTGTCACCCGCACGGTGCAGCTCGACCCGGGACGCAATCCGGGTCTCACCGAGGCGGAGGTCGAGGAGGAGCTGGCCCAGACCGTCGGCGCCCGGAAGGTGATCTGGCTGCCTCGCGGGCTCACGCGCGACGCGGAGCGCTTCGGCACGCGCGGACACGTGGACATCGTCGCGTGCTTCACGAGGCCGGGAAGGGTGCTGCTGCACGATCAGCAGGATCCGGAGCACCCGGACTTCGAGGTGAGCAGGCTCATCCGCGAGACGCTCGAGGCCGCGACCGATGCGGCGGGTCGGCCGCTTGAGGTCGTGTCGATGCCTGCGCCGACGGTGCTGCGGGATGACGAAGGCTGGGTCGACTACTCGTATATCAACCACTTCGTGGTCAACGGTGCGGTCATCCTGTGTGCGTTCGACGATCCGCACGATGCGGTCGCGAAGGAGATCCTGGCCGCCGAGTACCCCGGGCGGGAGATCGTGCTGGTCGACGCGCGGCCGCTGTTCGCGCGCGGCGGCGGGATCCACTGCATCACCCAGCAGCAGCCGGCGGTGCCGGTCGAGTAG
- a CDS encoding amidase — MAFDVVEASIADVRAALESGEVTAVELVEAYLERIARLDAGPDGLHAICVPDPTALDQARASDDRRALGGALGPLDGICFTAKDSYAVAGLTCASGSPAFRDLVATRDAFTIERLRQAGAIHLGKTTMPPMANGGMQRGLYGRAESPYNREYLTSAFGSGSSNGSGTATAASMATFGLGEETWSSGRAPASCNALVAYTPSRGIISVRGNWPLVPTMDVVVPHTRTVADMHELVQLLIAYDPDSRGDLWRMQPWVPMPSPEELKASEDSMVPNASLEGVRIAVPRMYVNGAPEQEHPIRTRDSVTALWERARTMLEAAGAEVVETDFPAVERYEAGALVEEGWVPVEFFERELWDLSIAAWDDFLAANGQPGLDALADADPDQIFPAPEGALPDRYGSLTLPARYADDAFDLGDYVRRAREGVTPWRDVPFLEEGLRGLERARQVLLEDWMDEHRLDAVVFPAMADVGPADADVDPVSATAAWRNGVWVANGNLAIRHLGIPTVTVPMGVMEDTHMPVGLTIAGRAWDDARLLSLAGAVERVLPPRAAPTYLGGNA, encoded by the coding sequence ATGGCTTTCGACGTCGTGGAGGCATCCATCGCCGACGTGCGCGCCGCACTCGAGTCGGGCGAGGTCACGGCGGTCGAGCTCGTCGAGGCCTACCTCGAGCGCATCGCTCGCCTCGACGCCGGACCCGACGGCCTGCACGCGATCTGTGTGCCCGATCCGACGGCGCTCGACCAGGCGCGCGCGTCGGATGACCGCCGCGCGCTCGGGGGCGCCCTCGGGCCCCTCGACGGGATCTGCTTCACCGCGAAGGACTCGTACGCGGTCGCGGGACTCACGTGCGCCTCAGGCTCGCCCGCGTTCAGGGACCTCGTCGCGACGCGCGACGCCTTCACGATCGAGCGCCTGCGTCAGGCCGGGGCGATCCACCTGGGCAAGACGACCATGCCGCCGATGGCCAACGGCGGGATGCAGCGCGGCCTCTACGGGCGCGCCGAGAGCCCCTACAACCGCGAGTACCTCACCTCGGCGTTCGGGTCAGGCTCGTCGAACGGCTCGGGCACTGCGACCGCGGCGAGCATGGCGACGTTCGGGCTGGGGGAGGAGACCTGGTCGAGCGGCAGGGCTCCCGCCTCGTGCAACGCGCTCGTCGCGTACACGCCCTCGCGCGGGATCATCTCGGTACGCGGCAACTGGCCGCTCGTGCCGACCATGGACGTCGTCGTGCCCCACACCCGCACGGTCGCCGACATGCACGAGCTCGTGCAGCTCCTCATCGCGTACGACCCGGACTCCAGGGGGGACCTGTGGCGCATGCAGCCGTGGGTGCCGATGCCCTCACCCGAGGAGCTCAAGGCGAGCGAGGACAGCATGGTGCCGAACGCGAGCCTCGAGGGTGTGCGGATCGCGGTGCCCCGCATGTACGTCAACGGCGCCCCCGAGCAGGAGCACCCGATCCGCACCCGGGACTCGGTGACCGCGCTGTGGGAGCGCGCCAGGACGATGCTCGAGGCGGCGGGCGCCGAGGTGGTCGAGACGGACTTCCCGGCGGTCGAGCGCTATGAGGCGGGCGCACTCGTGGAGGAGGGCTGGGTTCCCGTGGAGTTCTTCGAGCGCGAGCTGTGGGACCTGTCGATCGCCGCGTGGGACGACTTCCTCGCGGCGAACGGCCAGCCGGGACTCGACGCTCTGGCCGACGCCGACCCGGATCAGATCTTCCCCGCGCCCGAGGGTGCGCTGCCGGACCGCTACGGCTCGCTGACCCTGCCCGCACGCTACGCGGACGACGCATTCGACCTGGGCGACTACGTGCGACGCGCGCGCGAGGGCGTGACCCCGTGGCGAGACGTGCCCTTCCTCGAGGAGGGGCTTCGGGGCCTCGAGCGCGCGCGCCAGGTCCTCCTCGAGGACTGGATGGATGAGCATCGTCTGGATGCCGTCGTGTTCCCCGCCATGGCCGACGTCGGCCCTGCCGACGCGGACGTCGACCCCGTGTCCGCGACCGCGGCGTGGCGCAACGGCGTGTGGGTGGCCAACGGCAACCTCGCGATCCGTCACCTCGGCATCCCCACGGTCACCGTGCCGATGGGGGTCATGGAGGACACACACATGCCCGTGGGTCTCACGATCGCGGGCCGCGCGTGGGACGACGCGCGCCTGCTGAGCCTCGCGGGCGCGGTCGAGCGTGTGCTGCCGCCGCGCGCCGCGCCTACGTACCTGGGAGGGAACGCATGA
- a CDS encoding NAD(P)-dependent oxidoreductase, which translates to MTAATRRVLLTGATGNWGRATLRALRDADDLYVRVLALTGAEEHVVLEEFADLPHLEIYKGDLTRLADVSRAIDGVDVILHVGGVVSPVADEHPARAHRVNVGSMRHLIAAVQALPDPSAVAIVGVGSVAETGDRQPPHHWGRIGDPVRVSQLDAYGQTKVEAERLLIESGLPRWVWLRQTGIFHEGLLGVRDPILTHVPLHEVMEWVSDDDAARLLVGLAARDVPSEVWGRVFNVGGGEAWRLTNWQFQTALAEAMGVRDVRAWYERHWFATRNFHGHWFTDSDALHDLIPFRRDVFDDRLRDAVGDAPARIRRAGSVPPWIVKRYVMQRIAHERRGTMHAITHRRMAEVEAHFGSLDEWLHIGGWDAFVPPTPSRTPTSLDHGYDESKHPREWTRDDLAGAARFRGGELMTPLVRVGTPTARLQWRCAFGHDFEASPRLILTAGHWCPECVRDSAGYAWQATRNPFLAQVEAPQEPVLPLAEQAPPSPTRPGATSPGHATNRVEHVGAVPTG; encoded by the coding sequence ATGACGGCGGCCACGCGTCGTGTCCTGCTCACGGGCGCGACGGGCAACTGGGGTCGCGCGACGTTGCGGGCGCTGCGCGACGCCGACGACCTGTACGTCCGCGTGCTCGCCCTGACCGGCGCCGAGGAGCACGTGGTGCTCGAGGAGTTCGCGGACCTCCCTCATCTCGAGATCTACAAGGGCGACCTCACGCGGCTCGCCGACGTCTCCCGTGCGATCGACGGCGTGGACGTGATCCTGCACGTCGGTGGCGTCGTCTCCCCGGTCGCGGATGAGCACCCCGCTCGCGCGCACCGCGTCAACGTCGGCAGCATGCGCCACCTCATCGCGGCGGTGCAGGCGCTCCCGGATCCGTCGGCGGTCGCCATCGTCGGCGTAGGCTCGGTGGCGGAGACCGGCGACAGGCAGCCCCCGCACCACTGGGGGCGTATCGGGGATCCGGTCCGGGTGTCCCAGCTCGATGCCTACGGCCAGACGAAGGTCGAGGCCGAGCGGCTGCTGATCGAGTCCGGCCTGCCACGCTGGGTGTGGCTGAGGCAGACCGGCATCTTCCACGAGGGCCTCCTCGGCGTGCGCGATCCGATCCTCACGCATGTCCCTCTGCACGAGGTCATGGAGTGGGTGTCGGATGACGACGCGGCGCGACTGCTCGTGGGGCTCGCCGCGCGCGACGTCCCCTCTGAAGTGTGGGGTCGCGTGTTCAACGTCGGAGGAGGGGAGGCGTGGCGGCTCACGAACTGGCAGTTCCAGACGGCGCTCGCGGAGGCGATGGGCGTGCGCGACGTGCGCGCCTGGTACGAGCGGCACTGGTTCGCGACGCGTAACTTCCACGGGCACTGGTTCACCGACAGCGACGCGCTGCACGACCTGATCCCCTTCCGGCGAGACGTCTTCGACGACCGGCTGCGCGACGCGGTGGGGGATGCGCCGGCCCGGATCCGGCGCGCGGGGAGCGTCCCGCCCTGGATCGTCAAGCGCTACGTGATGCAGCGGATCGCGCACGAGAGGCGCGGCACGATGCACGCGATCACCCACCGGCGGATGGCGGAGGTGGAGGCGCACTTCGGGTCGCTCGACGAGTGGCTGCACATCGGCGGCTGGGACGCCTTCGTGCCGCCGACGCCCTCGCGCACGCCGACGTCGCTCGACCACGGCTACGACGAGTCGAAGCACCCCAGGGAGTGGACGCGGGACGACCTCGCGGGCGCCGCTCGCTTCCGCGGAGGCGAGCTCATGACGCCGCTGGTGCGCGTCGGCACCCCAACGGCTCGACTCCAGTGGCGGTGCGCGTTCGGGCACGACTTCGAGGCGAGCCCGCGGCTGATCCTCACCGCGGGGCACTGGTGCCCCGAGTGCGTGCGCGACAGCGCGGGATACGCCTGGCAGGCGACCCGCAACCCGTTCCTCGCTCAGGTCGAGGCGCCGCAGGAGCCCGTGCTGCCGCTGGCGGAGCAAGCGCCCCCGTCCCCGACCCGGCCGGGGGCCACGAGCCCGGGTCACGCCACGAACCGGGTCGAACACGTGGGCGCGGTCCCGACCGGCTAG
- the dnaB gene encoding replicative DNA helicase has translation MSIDELESSYERPTSFERLPPQNLEAEQSVLGAMLLSKDAMADVIEMVRSDDFYKPAHELIFDIATKLYNGGDPVDALTVGAELQRTQQLSRIGGAEYLHTLIATVPSAASAGYYARLVREQSILRRLVEAGTRIANMGYDGDGGEVDLVVDGAQAEIFAVTERRNSDDYLPIGDILESTLGQIEQSSNHDGSMRGVPTGFRDLDELTGGLQAGQMVVIAARPAIGKSTLGLDIARSASIHHNIASVIFSLEMSKEEITKRMLSTEGKVKLTQLNKGPLGPSDWDRLARASARVSSAPLFIDDSPNMTLMEIRAKCRRLKQQHNLGLVVLDYLQLMSSGRKVESRQQEVSEFSRALKLLAKEIEVPVIAISQLNRGSEQRGDKKPMLSDMRESGAIEQDADIVILLHREDAYDRDNRPGEADFIVAKHRAGPTDTIAVAFKKDYAHFADMAPQM, from the coding sequence GTGTCGATCGACGAGCTGGAGTCGTCGTACGAGAGGCCTACCTCGTTCGAGCGTCTGCCACCGCAGAACCTCGAGGCCGAGCAGTCGGTGCTCGGAGCGATGCTGCTGTCCAAGGACGCGATGGCCGACGTCATCGAGATGGTGCGCTCGGACGACTTCTACAAGCCTGCGCACGAGCTCATCTTCGACATCGCGACCAAGCTCTACAACGGCGGCGACCCGGTCGACGCGCTCACCGTCGGCGCGGAGCTCCAGCGCACCCAGCAGCTCTCGCGGATCGGGGGAGCGGAGTACCTCCACACCCTCATCGCGACGGTGCCGTCGGCAGCCTCGGCCGGCTACTACGCGCGCCTCGTCCGCGAGCAGTCGATCCTCCGGCGCCTCGTCGAGGCGGGCACGCGCATCGCCAACATGGGCTACGACGGCGACGGTGGCGAGGTCGACCTCGTCGTCGACGGCGCGCAGGCCGAGATCTTCGCCGTCACCGAGCGCAGGAACTCCGACGACTACCTGCCGATCGGCGACATCCTCGAGTCGACGCTCGGCCAGATCGAGCAGTCGTCGAACCACGACGGCTCGATGCGCGGGGTCCCCACCGGCTTCCGTGACCTCGATGAGCTCACCGGCGGCCTGCAGGCGGGCCAGATGGTCGTCATCGCCGCGCGACCCGCGATCGGAAAGTCCACGCTCGGCCTCGACATCGCCCGCTCCGCGTCGATCCACCACAACATCGCCTCCGTCATCTTCTCGCTCGAGATGAGCAAGGAGGAGATCACGAAGCGCATGCTCTCCACCGAGGGCAAGGTCAAGCTGACGCAGCTCAACAAGGGTCCGCTCGGGCCGAGCGACTGGGACCGGCTGGCCCGCGCCTCGGCGCGCGTGTCCTCCGCACCGCTGTTCATCGACGACTCGCCCAACATGACCCTCATGGAGATCCGCGCGAAGTGCCGCCGCCTCAAGCAGCAGCACAACCTCGGACTCGTGGTGCTCGACTACCTCCAGCTGATGAGCTCGGGGCGCAAGGTCGAGTCGCGTCAGCAGGAGGTCTCCGAGTTCTCCCGTGCGCTCAAGCTGCTCGCGAAGGAGATCGAGGTCCCCGTCATTGCGATCTCGCAGCTGAACCGTGGCTCCGAGCAGCGCGGAGACAAGAAGCCCATGCTGTCGGACATGCGTGAGTCGGGCGCGATCGAGCAGGACGCGGACATCGTGATCCTGCTGCACCGTGAGGACGCGTACGACCGCGACAACCGCCCAGGCGAGGCCGACTTCATCGTCGCCAAGCACCGTGCGGGACCCACCGACACGATCGCCGTGGCGTTCAAGAAGGACTACGCGCACTTCGCGGACATGGCCCCGCAGATGTAG